The segment TGTATTTACAACATATTTCACTTTATATtttcaattcattatcatatttcacattctattttcaattcactatcTCATATTCTTAGCCCAAAGTAGACTTTATAAAACACACCGGATATACGGAACAAatacagaggtgcattattataCACTAATGAACAGAGACAATTGAAGTGCCATACAGAGAGCAATGTACTAAACAGATAGCAATAACgtgctaataatcagagagcaCTAACGTGCTAATAATCAAAGAGCGCGCTAAAGTTCCTTAATGGCATGTCATCTACTTGGGCATTAAAATTGAATttcatacatataaaaataattcaattatcaTAGTTGCACAATTTCACatttacacacacacacatgtatatatatatattcataatatatataccaattcaattcaaccaatataaattcatcacataccaaatcaatccatttcaattataaaacacaataattctcacctTAATCACTTACCACAACATTTAATctaaatacaacaattaataattatatttgaattatagaaatacaaaccaggaATTCTGAGTTATTCCTCGTCGACTATAATTTTCCCCCTTTTTAGTCAAGAATTCCAGTATGACGCTAActacggaattaaaacaattaaaaatcatcaatacaacacaattcaatctcacattaaatatttcaatttttactcaatatttgcctaaattccaatttagtccctgaccGAAGCTAACTTTTATTCTCaaaactaatttcatattttcattccattcccactttaaattaatttaactctttaatttcaccataaatatctaatttcaaaattctctcaatttagtccctattaattCAAACcctataatttattttacaatttaatccatttctttattctaacttgaaattctatcaatttaatccccgattcttcaatttattcaacatgaacaacatctaaaaattcacaaACTTTCAATATTTCAACTTAAATTAAGTAGTATTTTATtttaggatttcaaaaacattaaaattataagaaaaagaactaaattaacttaccaaattaagCTTAAACCTCAATAACCCCAATTCTCCCTTTTTGTTTTCTCTCCTTTTCAGTTctgtttctttccttcttttctatttgtttgttttattatataatataatataacatatataatatataatatatacttaACTTTTaagtaatattataaatattttaattttatattttaaataaatatctaCTTTTTGCCGCTTCAACTTTAAGCAATGGCGTAATTACTTCTTTGGTCCCTTtaatttttcttaatctataattcaactttcaccctttatgcaatttagtctttttaattaattaattatcgaacgttaaaatttcttaacaaaatttaatactaccttaatgacactccgtaaatatttataaaaatatttatgactcggtttatagaacacttcattttctaaaatcacttaaccaaataaatctttataaaacacaaattactaattcaaaaatctttctaaaatcatatttgacccataaatattaaataataatatttacttaattTACTTGTCGGATTTGGTGACCTCAAACTACTATTTCCGACATCACcgaaaatcgagctattacattgttattttaataaaaagtttataattttaaatttttataccttttgtttataattattatgattttaaaatttaaaattacttaactcatttttttaatttgttactAATGTACTTTTGACTCTTTAACCTTATTAGTTTAAAAAATTCTACTTACATTCAATAAAAGAGTAGgggtcaaattgaataaatatttGAAGGTTAAAGGATAGATTTGTTATTATGCCTTACATATAGACACCACTTTTAACTAATGGGGTTGTTTTTCTCACTCATCTAATACGCAAacactaatttatctattttattagTAGATGAGCTAAAATGCAATCTAGGATATAGTAAGGAGTTTTTCTTtccttataaaataataataatattgtaaTATTAATCCCTCTTATTaaagtttttcttttttgaattatAATAAGAGGGCAAAACATTAATAACAAAGTGACTAGTGCAACTTGAATCCAAGTCACACCTAGGATGGTGAACACCTTAACCATCAGGTCAAGAAATTTCCCTCTCACTAAAGTTTaagatttaatatatattaattattttaataagcatatattagaattttaatcataatttgaaattttaagccCAACCAAAACACATTCTAGTACATATAATTACATATATCATATAAACCCATTGTATTATACGCTAGTAAATGAAATAATGTAAAAAGAAAGTAAATGCAATAAATTTTATGATAgttatttatactattatttagaTTCTTAATTGAGTTGATATTACGGGTTAATTGGAGAGTAAAtttgagaaattataaaaatactcattcgtaattaaaataaattatattttatgagaaattttagtcttttaatttaaaaatctaataaaaatttgTATATAGTTTAATTTAAACCTATGCTATTCAcactaataaaatattaattttacaaaaaatttaaaattttattttaatataatattaacattttaattttactatGCATCGTATTAGTGTATTAGCTCCGTAAATTGTATAATTATTGATAACTTTTAATAAAACTCTTGATTGAGTTAGTGTCATAAGTTAACTCGGATAGAAAATGATTAATACATCCTTTTATTaaattactactattattattttagtacCATTTTGTCTTTTCATACTCTTATATAGTTTTAATAATTCTTGAATGAActtaaaaattaacataaaaatattttctcttaccaaaattttgaatatatataatattactaaTTGCATTAGTGTCACAAGTCAACTctatagttaatttttaaaaatagatttCCAATATTGATTTTTCTTCTCACTAACTTCATAGTTTTTTGACGTATTGTAGAAAAATTGTAATACCATGATAAACAGTTGGAGtgcatttaatattcttaattttatatatttacctatttcaattttcttttactcATAAGTTAAActctctttcttttttattttgtacATACCGCCTATGTATTGTCAATATTACTAGTTCCAAACCAtacatttattatttattttatgttttttaaacaCACACTTGCGTTCTAAATAGGTGGATTTCATACGCATCCGTGTGCGACATAATTTCTAGTATTGAAAATATAGTTGAATAAGTTGGTGTCACAAATCAACTCAACAATTCCTCAATATTTATGACAATACAATGATAAACAATTGTagtacatttaatatttttaatatgatatatttaagtgtatacatttcattttattcacaatttaatctagTTTTCCTTTTAATATAATACATATTACCTACGTATATTAAACCATACATTTCACtatttaacatatatatttttaaatcaatttctatatttttaatacGTAATTTTCACATGCATAAATTTACTATATAATTTACACAAATTACAATTAAGAGTGCTTTAATGTAAATTGAATGATAGAATCTTTATTTAaggcaataaatattaatatttaaaatgaataataacgATGTATGTAGTAAAATATtcatttcttaaaaaaaatgcaCTCGGAAAAAAcctaaaatacattaaaaaaaaaagacattcTAAAGTTGATCtacgaattaaaaataaaataaaagctaatCTATTTaggatattattatttttttgctaTAGGTTTTAAGGTAATATTatacataatttataataataaaaatcagaaatacttaaatttttatttaaaaataattcccATTAAATAGCAACctcataaaaaatattttttataattaaattttttaaatatgattaattaatttgattttgattaaaattgtgtttattttattattatctcaTATTCTCATTATATAAAAAGACTGCCCATTAGTATAACTGCTGAAGAGTTGTTGAGTTGAGACCGATGGTGAATGAAGAGAATCCAGGAAGAAAGACGTCACAAGCAGACATATAAATAAgattattatttttggttttaaaagatTACAAGAAGAGGAAGGTTAAAGATAGAGTTAACTAAAGCGAGCGAGACGAAGGCGGGACATTAAGGGTGCGACTCGCTAGGGtttaaaaacaaagaaaacaatTGCGAAGGCAATCACTCCTTACTCTTGGTCTCTTCTGAAAACGTAAGATAATTTCTCAAGAATCTTTCTATTTATCCAAGACATTAGTAGCTAGTGCTCACGGCATTGGTTTATACGAATCAATTTTAGGGTTTTTTGCGGCTTTTGGTCCCCCCCTCCCGGAATGTAGTTTCTGGATGATATTTTACAGTAAGAAATTGTTTTCTTTGCGGTCGTTCCTAACCTCATTGATATTCAATTTTCATCCTGTGTGTTTTTGTAATTGATAATTTTGGGTCCGGCTacttcttttttgttttattttaacaaaatacgTGAAAATATCACTGGAATGTTTTATTTATATGTTGAATATTTCcgccattttattattattttttcaggTTTTGTTATTTCTGGTTAAGTCGAGGCCTGCTGTGCGAGTATGGTAGAAGTCGATGGAATAGAGAACCTTGAATTCAAGTGGGGTAAAAAAAGAGGAACTGGGGGGACAAATACGAAAGTTCAGTTTTACGAATCATTTACTTATGACGGTCTTGACTACACTCTTTATGACAATGTTTATCTTCACAAGGAAGGTGAACCATTGCCATATCTTggaaaacttataaaaatatgGGAGACTGCTAGTCGGTTGAAGAAAGTGAAGGTTTTATGGTTTTTCCAACCTTCTGAGATCTCAAATTATCTTTTCGTTGAATTGGCACATCCAAATGAAGTATTTTTGGCATCTGGTGAAGGAGTAGGCCTTGCCAACATTAATCCATTGGTAATTGGGATTTTATAAAATTCAGTACTCTGATATTTCATTTTCTGGAAATCAACAGTTCTAGTTTATGTGGGGGGTGTGACTTGTAATTTACAGTTTGATTTCGTGAGTTTTAATAGTGACTACTCAAGTGTTAATTTCCCCTTTTTTGCTTAGCTGTTGATATATTGTTAAATTTCTTCCATGAAGGAGGTAGTTCACAGTTGGACTGGAATTTGTCTGAAAAGGGCAACTGGTGTCCAATTCACTTTAGCCTCAAGGATATTAAATCTTTGAATTGAATTGTTTGTCAGTTTATGTCTGAAGTAGCATCACGGAccttgttgttgtttttttttttttagctaacTTATCTTGTTAGATGTGGTTCAGTTTTAAAGTTTTCTTGGCACTTCaggttatatttttaaaatgtaattttgtcaaTCAGTAAGGTACAGTATATAAGCATATACAATTGAAATATCTTGTGTTTTTGACAGTGTTAAACATACATTTATCTACTTAGCTATTAATTCAGTTTACATTAATACAGGAAGCAATTGCTGGAAAATGCAATGTAGTTTGCATTTCAAAGGATGACAGAAATCCACAACCTTCAGACGAAGATATCCAAATGGCTGACTATGTGTTTTACCGTACATTTGATGTCGGGCAGCGCATTATTTTGGACAAGATAGATGGAAAAATTGCTGGAATTGATGGTATTTATTTTCAGTCATCTCATTTCTCTtcattgtgattttttttttttggtgatgcTGGTTGTTTTGATTGTTGAACTTCCTGCTGTTTCTCAAATTCTTGcagttaaatttatttttaaccaATCGGGTTCTCTGAAGCCTTGTTCTATTCATAACTTTAGTGTGGATGAACCTGCTAGTGAAAATGCTATTGAAACAAATGGAAGAGTGGTTATGTCTAAGCTAAACTCATCTGAGAACCAAATTCCTGAAGATGATAGACAAGTGGAACAGAAACCTGTGGTTGCAGAGAATGGCTTTAACCACAAAGCTGAAGAGAATTCAGATGTAAAAGCTTCATCAGTTAAACCGAATCTCTCCCTGCAACAGGAAGTTGTTCCTGGTGTAGTTTCAGAGTCAGGTGAACTGGCCAAAACCAATGACAGATCTGGTGATAGGACAGGTTTGAGCCTTAAAATTAAAGCAAATGCAGACTCTAAACTGAAAAATCCTTCTGGTGAGGAGATAGGTTGTGTCAATCAAGTCAAAAgtgaagaaaaattaaaatccGTTAAGGATACAGTTGAGTTGGATGAGAGGCCACATAAGAAAGCAAAGCTTGATAATTCTGTGAAAGTCTACAGTGACAAGGAAACTACAAAATGTGCTACAGAACCTTGTGGGACAGCCAAAATCCCTTCCAAAAAGCTGAAGATTGATGATAAATTCAAAAAATCTACTAACTGCAAATCTCCTGCAGTGCCTTCAAATGATGGTATTAAAACTGGTGACAAAGCTATGGAAGTTACCCGTAGGCCTGATTCTGTAAGTGTTATTTTGGGGTTGTCTTCTTCTTTCCCTTTAATATTCGTGTCAATTTCATTTAAAAGCGTCTTATGTTGAACGAATGGGAGGCTTTATTTCACGTTACGCACAAAGCATGGGGTTGTAACTAATTTGTTAAGAAAGATGTGATTACTTTGCAAAAATTCAATTGTTATTATGCTATTGTTTGACGTGATGGCTTTGTTGCAGTTCTTGTATTACTATATAGGTGATAGGTAAATCTTGTGAcaccttttctttctttgttcacttcactttatagcctatttttttccctCCTGCCttggatcttttttttttttatttttaaaatcacatgacctcaaatttcaatttcttttaacATTTAATGGAAGAATAATGTGGTCTCATGTGATTGTTTCTCCTACCTGGTTCTTGCTTCTACTCGAATTTCTTTTTGgatgaataaatttatttgtgtAATCCTCATCATCCTGTACAATATCATGCTTGCAAGTTTCTGCTTTCCTCCTTATTGTGGATTTACTATCCTGTTATCCCTCTGTTGTTCTCCTTGATGTGTAAATTTCTTGTGAAGAAGTACTTACATTTTGCTGTTTATTCATGCTTACAGGATAGGAGCAAATGGTTTGGAGAACTCGTAAGCACTGCTTTGTCACTCCTAAACCAgttgtttaaattattttcataGCCTACTTTGATTGCTGTCATTTGTGGGAAAATTAGTCTACATTCTTTAAGCTGATCTTAAACTGCTTCCTACATTGTTTCAGCCTTGGGAAGAAAGTTTGCAAGATGCACACGAGTTTGGAAAACTTGTTCTGTTTCAGAACTTGGATCCAGCTTACTCTTCAGCAGAAGTGGAGGTAATCTTTATTATGAATCACAATTAGGTTGTGTTTGAAGCATTTTGTATTTACATGCATAAATTTCTGTTTTCTTTCACTTTTCCTCTCCCTACATGTGTGGTTTGTACCTTTTATCTTTCTTATGAATAATGCATATTTATATTGCAGGATATAGTTTGGAATGCCTTCAGTGAAACTTGCAGAGCAAAGATGGTGCAGCAGACTGCATATTCTAgccctcattttggtataaaccTTTCCCAGGTGGAACTATGATGGGAAACAGTTTTCCTTTTGCAACTTGAAGAAGTAATATGGATTATCTGAAGTATGAAACAGAAATGTTGCCAAAATAATAGGAAATGTTTTCTGATATTTTGATTATCTAGAGTCCCGATACAAAACTTTGCTATTATTCTCATTAGGTCAAGATATATAGTCAATATTTTGAAATATCAAACTGGATATGTCAGTGAAGGTTTCAAGAAAGGTGGACTGAGTATTATGGTTATTGCCATTGGTGTTTGCCTTAAGTGATTTTTTGTAGTGATGTGTCTGTCATACTTGCTTCTTCTTCCTAACATAGGTTATCAATATACCAATATCTAAAGCCTTCTGTAGAACTAAAGCAGAATTTTTGGTGCCCTCAAATATAGCATGCAGTTGATAAATTGTGGATTTAAGGACATTAGTTGGTTCATGTTGTAGGACAAGCTTTTGCTATATTCAAGTCAAGGGAAGTTGCAGAGGATGTTATTAAAAAATTGGATGAGAGATGCCTGTTGCTACCAAATCGGAGGTATGTAATCATTATTAATAACTGGTGCTGTACATATTTAATCAGTCAATACCTGGTCTGATGCTTCTTGAACCTGTGGGTTCAGCATCCATTGTAAAGCTATGCTGTGATTTGCTTGAGCTCATGTTGGTTAGAGTGTGTTGCATCAAGTACTGTATGCCCTGCTGATGAGCTACTGGTCTAGCAAACCCATCTCGCCTCCCCCAAAAAAATATTGTAGAATTTGTATATGCTTTTGTTTCGGTACCAAAAAACACTGGTATGCCCCTTATGACCCAAACCATTGAGATGTTTCTTTTCACAACTTGGGCATTTTCGTGTTTATCCTTCTTTTTTTTGATGAACTAGTTCTTGACCAGCTTTCCTTTTGCCTTTTGGTCCTACAAAAAGATATAGTTCTAGGTTTTCTGGTCATATGATCTTATATTCTGTTGTGCCTTCACCTCATTGGCTCTATGCTGGTCCGTCTATTGTGAATTCCCGTCTTATTAATGACCTTTAGATTAATTTTCAGCATGCAGAACTGGCTTTAAGAGAAAGTGAGGatactctttattttcttttatttcttgttGTGTAGGCCGCTTGTAGCCAGCATTCCGAATCCTTGCTTCTCAAGGAAGCAGTCAATGTTTGCAGGCCATCTTATTGTTGATAAACTCAAATCCCAAAGGGAGATggtactctctctctctctctttctcatTGTA is part of the Gossypium arboreum isolate Shixiya-1 chromosome 5, ASM2569848v2, whole genome shotgun sequence genome and harbors:
- the LOC108474244 gene encoding protein ANTI-SILENCING 1 produces the protein MVEVDGIENLEFKWGKKRGTGGTNTKVQFYESFTYDGLDYTLYDNVYLHKEGEPLPYLGKLIKIWETASRLKKVKVLWFFQPSEISNYLFVELAHPNEVFLASGEGVGLANINPLEAIAGKCNVVCISKDDRNPQPSDEDIQMADYVFYRTFDVGQRIILDKIDGKIAGIDVKFIFNQSGSLKPCSIHNFSVDEPASENAIETNGRVVMSKLNSSENQIPEDDRQVEQKPVVAENGFNHKAEENSDVKASSVKPNLSLQQEVVPGVVSESGELAKTNDRSGDRTGLSLKIKANADSKLKNPSGEEIGCVNQVKSEEKLKSVKDTVELDERPHKKAKLDNSVKVYSDKETTKCATEPCGTAKIPSKKLKIDDKFKKSTNCKSPAVPSNDGIKTGDKAMEVTRRPDSDRSKWFGELPWEESLQDAHEFGKLVLFQNLDPAYSSAEVEDIVWNAFSETCRAKMVQQTAYSSPHFGQAFAIFKSREVAEDVIKKLDERCLLLPNRRPLVASIPNPCFSRKQSMFAGHLIVDKLKSQREMKEAVSTSHSSQPNTVEYDMAMEWFLMTERSNQFWKKLYEQQGKELKKLRVNFKSK